One window from the genome of Leucoraja erinacea ecotype New England unplaced genomic scaffold, Leri_hhj_1 Leri_296S, whole genome shotgun sequence encodes:
- the LOC129693446 gene encoding stonustoxin subunit alpha-like, whose amino-acid sequence MSETLQLAALGRPFQLGMLYDCRSDTLIQGVTLWDLQTLQSNLDRRDQPSTEFHIIASDSMESKSAALNVSASLKASILGGLVEVKGSAKYLSNTKESKQQARVTLQYKATTRFEQLTMSHLGRQNITYPSVFDEGSATHVITAVLYGAQAFFVFDQMASSAEKIQDIQGNMEATINLLPQIAIQGEASLEMTEEQKSHAEEFSCKFHGDFSLKNNPTTFKEAINIYATLPHLLGPDGEHSVPITVWLYPLNKLDSKAAQLVREISVGLVSRCQDVLEQLNEAVMRCNDLMKDSVAVQFPEIINIILRFQKMCLEYKLVFQGTLCKVLPSIRGGGAEEVLLADILKNREQSPFKHQALTTWLDDKAREMKVVGRYLRILKDIPVVKSESELDDMLMDLATVYVVCFTFTTLHNEDLYLSEANNYLQSPTAQKMETQPPADGACTQRQRQHNSSFNLPSVSRKMRELSGSFLDFATANEADRKIKFAVGSVRDDSNIGASIYLYDGGCLENRCFVPPSQPKIPTSSRTTHDSVTLQLQPPTFGADEIVGYKVEYRGSQQAEWTILDTPDQCHSFTIPGLQPHQEYHFRYRAVTKVGVSKASESYRGITRPASPPGKPVFQDCSSSPTLHWDRPGQIGADVNIFRYRIEYREEPSDNLYMKGGLWEEVKTTDTQCHYCLEGLKHTTVYRVRVSADCGETGSSEASEEVSIKIGNAPITIARKHRTDTQLISKGNPSIYKLKLQEEIADKVKQLVKCSFGKHTNAHK is encoded by the exons ATGAGTGAAACCTTGCAATTGGCCGCTCTGGGCCGGCCTTTCCAGTTAGGAATGCTGTACGACTGCCGCTCAGACACTCTGATCCAAG GCGTCACCTTGTGGGATTTACAGACGCTGCAGAGCAACCTTGATCGTCGTGACCAGCCCAGCACTGAGTTTCACATCATTGCATCAGACTCCATGGAAAGCAAATCCGCTGCCCTCAATGTGTCAGCATCACTGAAGGCGAGTATCCTGGGTGGGTTAGTGGAGGTGAAAGGGTCGGCAAAATATCTCAGCAACACGAAGGAATCGAAGCAACAAGCACGAGTTACCCTTCAATACAAAGCAACAACCAGGTTTGAACAACTGACGATGAGTCACTTAGGGAGACAGAATATTACCTACCCGAGTGTGTTTGATGAGGGCTCAGCCACCCATGTCATTACAGCAGTACTGTATGGGGCCCAGGCCTTCTTTGTGTTTGATCAAATGGCTTCATCAGCAGAGAAGATACAGGATATTCAGGGCAACATGGAGGCAACGATTAACCTTCTTCCTCAGATTGCGATTCAGGGTGAAGCTTCCCTGGAAATGACAGAAGAACAAAAGTCACATGCCGAGGAATTTAGCTGCAAATTTCATGGGGATTTCTCATTGAAGAACAATCCCACCACGTTCAAAGAAGCCATCAATATCTACGCAACACTTCCACACCTCCTGGGTCCAGATGGAGAACATTCAGTGCCCATCACAGTCTGGCTCTATCCCCTCAATAAACTCGACTCAAAAGCTGCCCAGCTGGTGAGGGAGATCAGCGTGGGACTGGTCAGTCGCTGCCAGGATGTCCTAGAACAGCTCAATGAGGCCGTGATGAGGTGCAATGACCTGATGAAAGACAGTGTCGCAGTTCAGTTTCCTGAGATTATAAATATTATACTTCGATTCCAAAAGATGTGTCTGGAGTACAAATTAGTTTTCCAGGGGACTTTATGTAAAGTTTTACCGTCCATTCGGGGCGGCGGCGCGGAGGAAGTGTTACTGGCGGACATACTGAAGAACAGGGAGCAGTCACCATTCAAACACCAGGCACTGACCACATGGCTGGATGACAAGGCACGGGAGATGAAGGTTGTGGGACGTTACCTCAGAATATTGAAAGATATACCAGTTGTGAAATCAGAGAGTGAGTTAGATGACATGTTGATGGATTTAGCAACAGTTTACGTGGTATGCTTTACATTTACAACATTACATAATGAGGATCTCTACCTGTCAGAAGCAAACAACTACCTCCAATCTCCCACAGCTCAGAAAATGGAGACACAACCTCCTGCTGATGGAGCCTGTACACAACGACAACGGCAACACAACTCGTCGTTTAACTTGCCATCTGTATCCCGGAAGATGAGGGAGCTATCAGGATCATTCCTTGATTTTGCCACCGCCAATGAAGCAGATAGGAAAATAAAATTTGCTGTTGGATCTGTGCGGGATGACAGCAACATAGGAGCGTCAATTTACCTGTATGATGGAGGATGTCTGGAGAATCGGTGCTTTGTTCCTCCATCACAGCCCAAGATACCTACGTCTAGTAGAACAACACATGACAGTGTGACTCTGCAGTTACAGCCACCAACATTTGGTGCCGATGAAATTGTGGGCTACAAGGTAGAGTACCGAGGTAGCCAGCAGGCGGAATGGACAATTCTGGATACACCTGATCAATGCCACTCCTTCACAATACCTGGGTTACAGCCACACCAGGAGTATCACTTCCGATACAGAGCAGTGACCAAGGTAGGGGTCAGCAAGGCTAGTGAGAGCTACAGGGGCATCACCCGACCAGCAAGTCCACCTGGTAAACCAGTCTTCCAGGATTGTTCATCCAGCCCAACACTGCACTGGGACAGACCAGGTCAGATTGGAGCTGATGTTAATATATTTCGGTACAGAATTGAATATAGAGAAGAACCGTCAGATAATTTATACATGAAAGGTGGATTATGGGAGGAGGTTAAGACAACAGACACACAATGTCACTATTGTTTAGAGGGACTAAAACACACGACCGTCTACCGAGTCCGAGTGTCTGCTGACTGCGGTGAAACAGGGTCTAGTGAAGCAAGTGAGGAGGTTTCAATAAAAATAGGAAACGCGCCAATCACAATAGCCCGGAAACATCGCACAGACACACAATTAATATCCAAAGGAAACCCTTCCATTTACAAGCTCAAACTACAGGAGGAGATAGCAGATAAAGTCAAACAGCTTGTGAAATGCTCCTTCGGaaaacacacaaacgcacacaaatGA
- the LOC129693447 gene encoding uncharacterized protein LOC129693447, whose protein sequence is MSANLQLAALGRPFQLGMLYDCRSDALIPGVTLWDLQTLQSNLDRRDQPSTEFHIIASDSMESKSAVLNVSASLKASFLGGLVKVKGSAKYLSNTKESKQQARVTLQYKATTRFEQLTMSHLGRQNITYPSVFDEGSATHVITAVLYGAQAFFVFDQMASSAEKMQDIQGNMEATIKLLPQIAIEGEASLEMTEEQKSHAEEFSCKFHGDFSLKNNPTTFKEAINIYATLPNLLGPDGEHSVPITVWLYPLNKLDSKAAQLVREISVGLVNRCQDVLEQLNEAVMRCNDLMKDSVADQFPEIINIIHRFQKMCLEYKLVFQGTLCKVLPSIRGGGKEEVLLADILKNREQSPFNDQALTTWLDDKAREMRVVQLYLRILKDIPVVKSQIEIHEMFMDLATVYVVCFTFTTLHHEDLYLSEANNYLQSLTAQKMETQPPADGACTQRQSDSWLNLSSVSRKMRELSRSFLEFATANIADGKIKFAVVSVRDDSNIGASIYLYDGGCLENRCFVPPSQPEIPTSSRTTHDSVTLQLQPPTFGAGEIVGYKVEYRGSQQEEWTILDTPDQCHSFTIPGLEPHQEYHFRYRAVTKVGVSKASESYRDITRPASPPGKPVFQDCSSSPTLHWDRPGQIGADVNIFWYRIEYREEPSVNFNMNDGLWEEVKTTGGQCHFRLEGLKPTAVYRVRVSADCGETGSSEASEEVSIKIGNTPITITRKHRTDTQLISKGNPSIYKLKLQEEVADKSKQLVKCSFGKPTSSYTMKTIMVLGATGTGKTTLINGMINYILGVEWGDNFRYMLIQEETGKSQAESQTSSITAYMLHHQVGFNIDYSLTIIDTPGFCTRGISRDQQITEQIREFFSSPQGVDQIDAVCFVVQASLARLTYTQKYVFDSILSMFGKDIAENIHIMVTFADGQPPPVLDILQSAEVPCPKDTAGLPVHFKFNNSAIFAQRPTSVNYGYECRSHDSGIGGGNDDNFDAMFWKMGANSMKKFFTALNTMETKSLSLTREVLKERKQFEVTVEGLQIQIRVVLAKREELRITQQVLNQHQTELDAKMTQQNVMESLEREIDEVENTVLLLADQLSGSIRRLEEIALSTNPLYTPDYIDLMIQSETEEAKPRFMEQFQTLREIKEWAELIQKGSSPSMSWAPSPDGRRTFSMKNQPQDRANQMPPTAPNIICKSGLKAPDISVELGGSCSVSPSLECDPEQIPWCCLQGPGDLVKGKYLLVRLKLIEYHPHPSRSPGGNPRQVIQISPLALKSSLGIVKGVSANQSSQRGACCHSGDIQGLTSALTVQEDAPSEAVRPIVNAATPLQLQTDASSTSE, encoded by the exons GCGTCACATTGTGGGATTTACAGACGCTGCAGAGCAACCTTGATCGTCGTGACCAGCCCAGCACTGAGTTTCACATCATTGCATCAGACTCCATGGAAAGCAAATCCGCTGTCCTCAATGTGTCAGCATCACTGAAGGCGAGTTTCCTGGGTGGGTTAGTGAAGGTGAAAGGGTCGGCAAAATATCTCAGCAACACGAAGGAATCAAAGCAACAAGCACGAGTTACCCTTCAGTACAAAGCAACAACCAGGTTTGAACAACTGACGATGAGTCACTTAGGGAGACAGAATATTACCTACCCGAGTGTGTTTGATGAGGGCTCAGCCACCCATGTCATTACAGCAGTGCTGTATGGGGCCCAGGCCTTCTTTGTGTTTGATCAAATGGCTTCATCAGCAGAGAAGATGCAGGATATTCAGGGTAACATGGAGGCAACGATTAAACTTCTTCCTCAGATTGCGATTGAGGGCGAGGCCTCCCTAGAAATGACAGAAGAACAAAAGTCACATGCCGAGGAATTTAGCTGCAAATTTCATGGGGATTTCTCACTGAAGAACAATCCCACCACATTCAAAGAAGCCATCAATATCTACGCAACACTTCCAAACCTCCTGGGTCCAGATGGAGAGCATTCAGTGCCCATCACAGTCTGGCTCTATCCTCTCAATAAACTTGACTCAAAAGCTGCCCAGCTGGTGAGGGAGATCAGCGTGGGACTGGTCAATCGCTGCCAGGATGTCCTAGAACAGCTCAATGAGGCCGTGATGAGGTGCAATGATCTGATGAAAGACAGTGTCGCAGATCAGTTTCCCGAGATTATAAATATTATACATCGATTCCAAAAGATGTGTCTGGAGTACAAATTAGTTTTCCAGGGGACTTTATGTAAAGTTTTACCGTCCATTCGGGGCGGTGggaaggaggaagtgttgctggCGGACATACTGAAGAACAGGGAGCAGTCACCATTCAATGACCAGGCACTGACCACATGGCTGGATGACAAGGCACGGGAGATGAGGGTTGTGCAACTTTACCTCAGAATATTGAAAGACATACCAGTTGTGAAATCACAGATTGagatacatgaaatgtttatggATTTAGCAACAGTTTACGTGGTCTGCTTTACATTTACAACATTACATCATGAGGATCTCTACCTGTCAGAGGCAAACAACTACCTCCAATCTCTCACAGCTCAGAAAATGGAGACACAACCTCCTGCTGATGGAGCCTGTACACAACGACAAAGTGACTCCTGGCTTAACTTGTCATCTGTGTCCCGGAAGATGAGGGAGCTATCAAGATCATTCCTGGAATTTGCCACCGCCAATATAGCAGATGGGAAAATAAAATTTGCTGTTGTATCTGTGCGGGATGACAGCAACATAGGAGCGTCAATTTACCTGTATGATGGAGGATGTCTGGAGAACCGGTGCTTTGTTCCTCCGTCACAGCCCGAGATACCCACGTCTAGTAGAACGACACATGACAGTGTGACTCTGCAGTTACAGCCACCAACATTTGGTGCCGGTGAGATTGTGGGCTACAAGGTAGAGTACCGAGGTAGCCAGCAGGAAGAATGGACAATTCTGGATACACCTGATCAATGCCACTCCTTCACAATACCTGGGTTAGAGCCACACCAGGAGTATCACTTCCGATACAGAGCAGTGACCAAGGTAGGGGTCAGCAAGGCCAGTGAGAGCTACAGGGACATCACCCGACCAGCAAGTCCACCTGGTAAACCAGTCTTCCAGGATTGTTCATCCAGCCCAACACTGCACTGGGACAGACCAGGTCAGATTGGAGCTGATGTTAATATATTTTGGTACAGAATTGAATATAGAGAAGAACCGTCAGTTAATTTCAACATGAACGATGGATTATGGGAGGAAGTTAAGACAACAGGCGGACAATGTCACTTTCGTTTAGAGGGACTAAAACCCACGGCCGTCTACCGAGTCCGAGTGTCTGCTGACTGTGGAGAAACAGGGTCTAGTGAAGCAAGTGAGGAGGTTTCAATAAAAATAGGAAACACACCAATCACAATAACCCGGAAACATCGCACAGACACACAATTAATATCCAAAGGAAACCCTTCCATTTACAAGCTCAAACTACAGGAGGAGGTAGCTGATAAAAGCAAACAGCTTGTGAAATGCTCCTTCGGAAAACCCACCTCAAGCTACACAATGAAGACAATTATGGTTCTGGGAGCAACTGGCACAGGAAAGACAACCCTCATCAATGGGATGATCAACTACATCTTGGGCGTGGAATGGGGAGACAACTTCAGATACATGTTAATACAGGAAGAGACAGGAAAATCCCAGGCTGAGAGTCAGACATCCTCCATCACTGCCTACATGCTCCACCATCAGGTAGGATTTAACATTGATTACTCTCTGACGATCATTGACACGCCAGGATTCTGTACCAGGGGCATCAGCCGGGATCAACAGATCACTGAGCAAATCCGCGAGTTCTTCTCTTCTCCACAGGGTGTTGATCAGATTGACGCAGTGTGTTTTGTTGTTCAAGCCTCCCTGGCTCGCCTCACTTACACACAGAAATATGTCTTTGATTCGATTCTTTCTATGTTCGGCAAAGATATTGCAGAAAACATTCATATTATGGTGACGTTCGCAGACGGACAGCCTCCCCCCGTCCTGGATATCCTGCAATCAGCTGAGGTACCGTGTCCCAAAGACACAGCGGGTCTGCCAGTACACTTCAAGTTTAACAATTCAGCCATTTTTGCCCAGCGTCCAACCTCTGTAAACTATGGCTACGAGTGCAGATCCCATGACAGCGGCATAGGGGGAGGGAACGATGATAACTTTGATGCAATGTTTTGGAAGATGGGAGCAAACAGTATGAAGAAATTCTTCACAGCTCTGAACACAATGGAAACCAAAAGTTTGAGTTTAACGAGAGAGGTTCTGAAGGAACGTAAGCAGTTTGAAGTTACAGTGGAGGGGTTGCAGATTCAGATCCGAGTTGTTCTCGCCAAAAGGGAAGAACTCAGGATAACACAACAAGTTCTGAACCAACACCAGACCGAGCTGGATGCAAAGATGACCCAGCAGAATGTTATGGAATCACTTGAGCGGGAGATTGATGAGGTGGAGAACACAGTTCTGCTGCTGGCTGATCAATTATCCGGCAGCATTAGACGACTTGAAGAAATAGCTCTGAGCACAAACCCATTATACACCCCAGATTACATTGACCTCATGATTCAGTCTGAGACAGAAGAGGCGAAGCCCAGGTTCATGGAGCAATTTCAGACACTGAGAGAAATAAAGGAATGGGCAGAGTTAATACAAAAG GGATCATCACCTTCCATGTCCTGGGCACCGTCACCAGATGGACGAAGGACCTTCTCTATGAAGAACCAGCCTCAGGACAGAGCTAACCAGATGCCTCCAACAGCACCCAATATCATCTGCAAGAGTGGCCTTAAGGCACCAGACATCAGTGTAGAGCTGGGAGGCAGCTGCTCAGTATCGCCGTCATTGGAATGTGATCCAGAGCAGATTCCATGGTGTTGTTTACAGGGACCTGGGGACCTGGTTAAAGGCAAATATTTGTTGG TAAGACTGAAACTCATAGAATACCACCCGCATCCCAGTCGGTCTCCGGGAGGGAACCCGCGGCAGGTGATACAGATATCACCGCTGGCATTGAAGTCGTCTCTGGGAATTGTTAAAGGCGTATCggcaaaccagagctcccagcgcGGGGCTTGTTGTCATTCCGGTGACATTCAGGGTCTGACTTCAGCGCTGACAGTGCAGGAGGATGCACCCAGCGAGGCCGTTCGTCCCATCGTCAATGCGGCAACCCCCCTTCAGCTGCAGACAGACGCTTCCTCGACCAGTGAATGA